One Nicotiana sylvestris chromosome 12, ASM39365v2, whole genome shotgun sequence genomic window carries:
- the LOC138883533 gene encoding uncharacterized protein — protein sequence MPPSAQPAYTAPSAPIRAPPLQSYCRGQPARQSQSSNHEGCFECGEYGHIRRACPKLSGNQHQYQGSRAIVPAPPAQPAKGRGYIARGRGQNFRGGGIVSVCDRAASVLFDPGSTYSYVSSYFASYLIVPHDSLSVHVYVSTPVGDAIVVDRVYRSCVVVIEGLETSVDLLLLDMVDFDVILGMDWLSPYYAILDCHAKTVTLALPGLPQLEWKGTPGHSPSRVISYAKDHRMVEKGCLAYLASIRDSDAEVSSIESVPIVREFPEVFPADLSGMPPDRDIDFCINVAPGTQPISIPPYRMAPPEFKELKEQLQDLLDKGFIRPSVSPWSAPVLFVKKKDGSMRMCIDYQQLNKATIKNKYPLPRIDDLSDQLQGARVFSKIDLNKATIS from the exons ATGCCCCCTTCTGCTCAGCCAGCCTACACtgcaccatcagctcctattAGAGCACCTCCTCTACAGAGTTATTGTCGAGGTCAGCCGGCTCGTCAAAGTCAATCTTCAAATCATGagggatgttttgagtgtggtgaatATGGGCATATTCGGAGAGCTTGTCCGAAACTCTCGGGTAATCAGCATCAGtaccagggttctcgtgctatagtTCCAgcaccacctgcccagccagccaAGGGTAGGGGTTAtatagctagaggtagaggccagaattttagaggtggag gtatcgTCTCAGTTTGTGATAGAGCTGCTTCAGTTTtgtttgatccgggatctacttattcttatgtttcATCCTATTTTGCCTCGTATTTGATTGTGCCCCATGATTCCTTGAGTGTTCATGTTTATGTATCTACGCCGGTGGGGGAtgctattgtggtagatcgtgtatATCGTTCGTGTGTAGTAGTCATTGAGGGTCTTGAAACTAGTGTGGATCttttgcttctagacatggtcgattttgatgttatattgggcatggattggttgtcgcctTATTATGCCatcttggactgtcacgccaagacagttacgttagccttgccggggttgcctcaattagaatggaaagggactcctggtcattctccCAGCCGAGTGATTTCATATGCCAAGGATCATcgcatggttgagaagggatgtttggcctatttggctagTATTCGTGACTCCGATGCTGAGGTTTCTTCTATAGAGTCTGTTCCTATCGTTCGTGAGTTTCccgaggtatttcctgcagacctgtcgggcatgccacccgacagggatattgatttttgtattaatgtggctccaggcactcagcctatttccattCCTCCTTATCGGATGGCCCCACCAGAATtcaaagagttgaaagaacagttgcaagacttgcttgataagggttttattagacccagtgtctcgccttggagtgcaccagtgttgtttgtaaagaagaaagatgggtcgatgaggatgtgcatagattaccagCAATTGAATAAAGCTActatcaagaataaatatccattgccgagaattgatgatttatctgatcagcttcagggtgccagggTGTTTTCAAAAATTGATCTGAATaaggctaccatcagttga